Part of the Halanaerobiales bacterium genome, AGAATCTTTTGTGATAGTACCTAATAAAATCTTTCCTCCCGGTTTTATAACTCTTTTCATTTCGTTAAAAGCTTTTTTAAGATCTTTTATAAATTCCACAGCAGCCATAGAAAAAACTGCATCAAAACTATTGTCAGCAAACTTAAGTTTTGTAGCATCTCCTTTTTGAAAATCAATATTCAGGTTATTATTTTCAGATTTTTTTCTTGCCTTAGCTAACATTGGTTCTGAAACATCTATTCCCACAACCTTAGCTCCTTTTTTAGCCAACTTTATACTAAAATTACCTGTTCCACAACCAATATCAAGAATTTTTTCTCCTTTTTTAGGTTGAAATAACTCAAATGCTGTTTTTGTTTCTACTTCATCTACAAAATTACCTAATTTTGTTTCATACCAGCTATCATATTCTGAGGCTGATTTTTCATCAAA contains:
- a CDS encoding class I SAM-dependent methyltransferase, which produces MSFDEKSASEYDSWYETKLGNFVDEVETKTAFELFQPKKGEKILDIGCGTGNFSIKLAKKGAKVVGIDVSEPMLAKARKKSENNNLNIDFQKGDATKLKFADNSFDAVFSMAAVEFIKDLKKAFNEMKRVIKPGGKILLGTITKDSDWGRIYQKQAEKEDSVFNDAEFKNPEDLEKLDQKNLIKTKECLFIGPDTSEEKINWKEEKRLATKKRGGFFCTLWKVKQ